One part of the Mariniblastus fucicola genome encodes these proteins:
- a CDS encoding esterase/lipase family protein — protein sequence MNALINSQTQACASTSPMGTSSESEPHIVFIHGIAAPRIVFLYLKWYVARHGFSSRMYGYRSVFKSIPDHADKFTELLQQIDSDPSINQFHIVAHSMGGVVTRQALLKFRPRKLGRFLMLATPNRGSAAARKLSGSIFRFSKTLKQISDEEDSYVRQLEFPDGVEAGAIHADVDRVVTRESSRPAEDVPFCEIASGHNDLLFRKATGDAVVQFLKTGTFA from the coding sequence ATGAACGCACTCATCAACAGTCAAACTCAGGCCTGTGCCTCGACGTCGCCCATGGGTACCAGCAGCGAATCAGAGCCGCATATCGTTTTCATCCACGGGATTGCCGCACCGCGGATCGTGTTTCTGTATTTGAAATGGTACGTCGCCAGGCATGGATTCTCGTCGCGGATGTACGGCTATCGCAGCGTTTTCAAATCAATTCCCGATCACGCCGACAAGTTTACCGAACTGCTCCAACAGATCGATAGTGATCCGTCGATCAATCAGTTCCATATCGTCGCTCACAGCATGGGAGGCGTTGTGACTCGTCAGGCGTTGTTGAAGTTTCGCCCAAGGAAACTCGGACGGTTCCTGATGCTGGCGACTCCGAATCGCGGGTCGGCAGCGGCACGAAAACTTTCAGGAAGTATCTTTCGTTTCTCAAAGACACTGAAGCAAATTTCGGACGAAGAAGACAGCTACGTCCGACAGCTTGAGTTTCCCGATGGCGTCGAGGCAGGAGCAATTCACGCGGATGTGGATCGCGTCGTGACTCGTGAAAGTAGCCGGCCTGCTGAAGACGTGCCGTTTTGCGAAATCGCCAGCGGACACAACGATTTGCTGTTCCGCAAAGCAACTGGGGATGCAGTGGTTCAGTTTTTGAAAACTGGAACGTTCGCTTAG
- a CDS encoding 30S ribosomal protein S1: MTEPNTDPAADTPQESTEASAAPAQANVIPDTTPESAAPAATTDTPTPDAGTAPSVESPAAESPTAEAQPAEPATPAKPKIQIGSQRDVAKGPIKPAAVQAALANPVSLDGPEAAEVVDVAPAIKSDAGLSDNIDDDIDAALAGLSMEAVLDSTEAATEELELNSRVKGLVTKIHRENDNVFFKLNGQFEGVAAFHHFKEEPKEGDLIEIIVRGRNAEDGLYELSVPGAVVGVADWDDIQEGTVVEAVVTGSNTGGLEVKINSLSGFMPMSQIDRFRVEDVSGYINQKLQCVVMEVNPAKRKLVVSRRAILDRENEEKRAALMEELEAGQLRDGTVTKLMDFGAFVDLGGAEGLIHVSKVSWTRVKHPSEVLEVGQKVRVKVEKIGDGRISLSHRDTLEHPWKTIAEQFSVDDVVKGKVTKVMDFGAFVQLAPGVEGLVHISELAHHRVTRVSSICNAGDEIDVKILSMDTENQKMSLSHKATLAAPAAKSDGKKDEPELPDSRELVVPSTGKPLKGGTNNPSGGEQFGLKW, encoded by the coding sequence ATGACCGAACCAAACACTGATCCAGCCGCCGACACTCCTCAGGAATCAACAGAAGCTTCTGCCGCTCCGGCCCAAGCCAACGTGATTCCTGACACGACGCCTGAATCCGCAGCCCCAGCAGCTACAACAGATACGCCGACGCCAGACGCTGGCACAGCTCCATCGGTCGAATCTCCGGCAGCAGAATCGCCAACGGCAGAAGCCCAGCCAGCTGAACCCGCCACTCCGGCCAAACCAAAAATTCAAATCGGATCGCAACGCGACGTGGCCAAAGGCCCAATCAAACCCGCAGCGGTTCAAGCAGCATTGGCCAACCCGGTATCCCTTGATGGTCCGGAAGCTGCCGAAGTTGTCGACGTGGCACCAGCGATCAAGTCAGACGCTGGCTTGAGTGACAACATTGATGACGACATCGACGCAGCACTCGCCGGTTTGTCGATGGAAGCCGTTTTGGACAGCACCGAGGCAGCGACTGAAGAGCTGGAACTGAACAGTCGCGTCAAAGGGCTGGTAACGAAAATTCATCGTGAAAACGACAACGTATTTTTCAAGCTAAACGGGCAGTTCGAAGGCGTTGCAGCGTTTCATCATTTCAAAGAGGAACCTAAAGAAGGCGACCTGATTGAGATCATCGTTCGCGGTCGCAATGCGGAAGACGGACTCTACGAGCTGAGCGTTCCAGGCGCCGTTGTTGGAGTCGCCGATTGGGATGACATCCAGGAAGGTACCGTTGTCGAAGCAGTGGTCACAGGTTCAAACACCGGTGGGCTGGAAGTAAAAATCAATTCGCTTTCCGGCTTTATGCCGATGAGCCAAATCGATCGGTTTCGAGTCGAAGACGTTTCTGGCTACATCAATCAAAAACTTCAATGCGTCGTCATGGAAGTGAACCCGGCGAAACGTAAGCTGGTCGTTAGCCGACGTGCGATTCTCGATCGTGAGAACGAAGAGAAGCGTGCCGCGTTGATGGAAGAACTCGAAGCCGGACAACTTCGTGACGGTACGGTCACCAAATTGATGGACTTCGGTGCGTTCGTAGATCTTGGCGGAGCAGAAGGCTTGATCCATGTCAGCAAAGTCAGCTGGACTCGGGTCAAGCATCCCAGTGAAGTCCTTGAAGTCGGCCAAAAGGTAAGAGTCAAAGTCGAGAAAATCGGCGACGGTCGAATTTCCCTTTCGCACCGTGACACGCTGGAGCATCCATGGAAAACCATCGCCGAACAGTTCTCGGTGGATGACGTGGTCAAAGGCAAAGTCACCAAGGTGATGGATTTCGGAGCCTTCGTTCAGCTGGCTCCTGGCGTTGAAGGACTGGTTCACATTTCCGAACTGGCTCATCACCGCGTGACGCGAGTCAGCTCGATTTGCAACGCGGGCGATGAAATCGACGTGAAGATCCTGTCGATGGATACCGAAAATCAAAAAATGTCGCTGTCACACAAAGCAACCCTTGCGGCTCCTGCGGCCAAGTCCGATGGCAAGAAGGATGAACCTGAACTGCCAGACAGCCGCGAACTTGTCGTGCCTTCAACTGGCAAACCACTCAAGGGTGGAACCAACAACCCATCCGGTGGTGAACAGTTTGGTTTGAAGTGGTAG
- a CDS encoding YgiQ family radical SAM protein has product MATELPIVTAKKACARLEVLNGTAVPTPAGSRWLPMSMKEAKKRGWDEIDIVFVTGDAYIDHPSFAMSILGRTLEAAGFRVGIVSQPDWTNCDAWREFGRPRLFFAISGGNMDSMINHYTANRKVRNSDAYSPGGRIGLRPDRATLSYCHRAREAFKGVPVIAGGVEASLRRLAHYDFWGDNVRKSILLDSKADLVCFGMGENPIVEMARRLDAGESVKDLRDMRGVAYTLGASEETPVGDDTIAIPSFEEVKTDKVAFADATRIIHQETNPYNAKRLTQVHGTQTVVVNPPSFPISQEAMDAIYGLPYTRAPHPAYKEPIPAFTMIKDSVTIMRGCFGGCTFCSITAHQGRTIQSRSKESIIGEIETMAADPKFKGTVSDIGGPTANMYQMQCTKPEVEAICRRQSCVHPKICKLLGTDHSELIQIMKESREVKGVKKVLVASGIRMDLARRSPEYMKELTEHHVGGLLKVAPEHADDKVLNNMKKPGIDEFARFSNEFRKESKKAGKKQYIVPYFISSHPGSNIESMIELAVFLKRNGYKPDQVQDFIPAPLDVATCMYYTEMDPFTKKPVFIAKKLKDRNAQRALMQFFKPENYFEVAKALKASGRQDLIGNGCDCLIPAKPPKEAIEHRRKSAGKQFQGRYVHQIDGPGGKKKGSKSKGKRKQSRFAPGEGYRPDRKSAKKRKP; this is encoded by the coding sequence ATGGCCACGGAACTCCCCATCGTAACCGCCAAAAAAGCCTGTGCACGCCTTGAGGTGCTCAATGGGACCGCTGTGCCGACGCCGGCCGGAAGTCGCTGGCTTCCGATGTCGATGAAGGAAGCCAAAAAACGCGGTTGGGACGAAATCGATATCGTCTTCGTTACTGGCGACGCCTACATCGACCATCCTTCATTCGCCATGTCGATTCTTGGCCGAACTCTCGAAGCCGCCGGTTTCCGAGTCGGCATCGTGTCGCAACCGGATTGGACGAACTGCGATGCGTGGCGCGAGTTTGGCCGGCCGCGATTGTTTTTCGCGATCAGCGGCGGCAACATGGACTCGATGATCAACCACTACACGGCGAATCGCAAAGTCCGCAACAGCGATGCGTATTCGCCGGGCGGACGAATCGGTTTACGTCCGGATCGGGCGACGCTTTCGTATTGCCATCGTGCCCGTGAAGCCTTCAAAGGCGTCCCTGTTATCGCAGGCGGCGTTGAAGCATCGCTTCGCCGGTTGGCCCACTACGATTTCTGGGGCGACAATGTTCGGAAGTCGATCTTGCTGGACTCCAAAGCCGATTTGGTTTGCTTCGGCATGGGAGAGAACCCGATCGTCGAAATGGCGCGGCGACTCGACGCCGGTGAATCCGTCAAGGATCTTCGCGACATGCGCGGCGTTGCGTATACGCTTGGGGCCAGCGAAGAAACGCCTGTTGGCGATGACACGATCGCGATTCCGTCGTTCGAAGAAGTCAAAACGGACAAGGTCGCTTTCGCGGACGCGACACGAATCATTCACCAGGAAACGAATCCTTACAACGCGAAACGATTGACTCAGGTGCACGGAACGCAGACGGTCGTCGTCAATCCACCGTCGTTTCCGATTTCTCAGGAAGCTATGGATGCGATCTACGGCTTGCCGTACACACGTGCCCCGCATCCGGCCTACAAGGAACCGATTCCTGCATTCACGATGATCAAGGATTCAGTCACGATCATGCGAGGCTGCTTCGGCGGTTGCACTTTCTGTTCAATCACGGCGCATCAGGGCCGTACGATTCAGTCGCGTAGCAAGGAGTCGATCATTGGCGAGATCGAAACGATGGCTGCGGATCCAAAGTTCAAAGGCACGGTCAGCGACATCGGCGGTCCGACTGCGAACATGTATCAGATGCAGTGCACCAAACCGGAAGTGGAAGCGATCTGCCGACGTCAGTCCTGCGTGCATCCGAAAATCTGCAAACTGCTGGGCACCGATCACAGCGAGCTGATTCAGATCATGAAGGAGTCGCGTGAAGTCAAAGGCGTGAAGAAGGTTCTGGTCGCCAGCGGAATTCGCATGGACCTTGCTCGCCGCAGCCCTGAGTACATGAAGGAGTTGACCGAACATCATGTCGGCGGCCTGCTGAAAGTCGCCCCGGAACATGCGGACGATAAAGTTTTGAACAACATGAAGAAACCGGGCATCGATGAGTTTGCCCGGTTCTCGAACGAGTTTCGCAAGGAGTCAAAGAAGGCAGGGAAGAAGCAGTACATTGTGCCGTATTTCATCTCCAGTCATCCGGGCAGCAACATCGAATCGATGATCGAGTTGGCGGTGTTCCTCAAACGCAACGGTTACAAACCGGATCAGGTTCAGGACTTCATTCCTGCTCCGCTCGATGTCGCGACTTGCATGTACTACACGGAGATGGATCCGTTCACCAAGAAACCGGTCTTCATCGCAAAGAAGCTGAAGGACCGAAACGCTCAGCGGGCTCTGATGCAGTTCTTTAAACCGGAGAATTACTTCGAGGTCGCGAAAGCACTCAAGGCTTCCGGTCGCCAGGATTTGATTGGCAATGGTTGCGACTGTCTGATTCCGGCCAAGCCACCCAAAGAAGCGATTGAGCATCGTCGCAAGAGCGCGGGCAAGCAGTTCCAGGGCCGCTACGTGCATCAGATCGACGGCCCGGGCGGGAAGAAGAAAGGCAGCAAGTCAAAAGGCAAGCGAAAGCAATCGCGGTTTGCTCCAGGCGAAGGCTATCGCCCGGATCGAAAGAGCGCGAAGAAACGAAAGCCGTAG
- a CDS encoding quinone-dependent dihydroorotate dehydrogenase produces the protein MFWRSVGRSVLFKLPAEWTHHFSMGTFAGLSSLPAIPSLIRSQYTVNDPKLKTECFGLSFSNPVGLAAGFDKDAKWFPELANLGFSHIEVGTLTGQAQPGNPKPRLFRLPADQAIINRMGFNNEGADAAAKRLASTPKARASDVLGINIGKTKVVPVDEATDDYLFSFERLFSYADYFTINVSSPNTPGLRELQNREPLIKLLNALQDLNAQLAADHEIARKPILLKIAPDLGDGQLEDIVSIVKETKLSGLIATNTTIARDGLKSPSATVEGIGNGGLSGAPLTVRSREIVSRAFKLADGSFPIIGVGGIMNGDDAWEMICSGASLVQIYTGFIYGGPSIVKEINKTILRRLNESGLNSVAEAVGRNAN, from the coding sequence ATGTTCTGGCGATCCGTCGGTCGATCCGTCCTTTTCAAACTTCCCGCCGAATGGACGCATCATTTTTCCATGGGAACGTTCGCGGGTCTCTCGTCCCTGCCTGCCATCCCGTCTCTGATTCGGTCGCAATACACAGTCAACGATCCGAAGCTCAAAACGGAATGCTTCGGCCTGTCGTTTTCCAATCCGGTGGGGCTTGCTGCCGGTTTTGACAAGGACGCTAAATGGTTTCCGGAGCTGGCCAATCTTGGCTTCAGTCACATCGAAGTCGGGACGCTCACCGGTCAGGCTCAACCCGGAAATCCCAAGCCGCGATTGTTTCGCTTGCCGGCCGACCAGGCGATCATCAATCGAATGGGCTTCAATAACGAAGGTGCTGATGCGGCCGCGAAACGCCTGGCCAGCACTCCGAAGGCTCGGGCAAGCGACGTGTTGGGAATCAACATTGGCAAAACAAAAGTAGTCCCCGTCGACGAAGCGACCGACGACTATTTGTTCAGCTTCGAACGATTGTTTTCCTATGCGGATTACTTCACGATCAACGTGAGCTCGCCGAACACGCCGGGGTTGCGTGAGCTTCAGAATCGCGAACCGTTGATCAAGTTGCTCAACGCGTTGCAGGACCTGAACGCTCAGCTTGCTGCGGATCATGAGATCGCCCGCAAGCCGATTCTGCTGAAGATTGCTCCGGACCTTGGCGACGGTCAGCTTGAAGACATCGTTTCAATTGTCAAGGAAACGAAACTGAGCGGTTTGATCGCCACGAACACGACGATTGCTCGTGATGGACTGAAATCGCCATCCGCCACGGTGGAAGGAATCGGCAACGGCGGACTTTCGGGGGCTCCGTTGACGGTCCGTAGCCGCGAGATCGTATCGCGTGCATTTAAGCTTGCCGACGGATCCTTCCCGATCATCGGCGTCGGCGGCATCATGAACGGCGACGATGCATGGGAGATGATTTGCTCCGGGGCTTCGTTGGTTCAGATCTACACCGGCTTCATCTACGGCGGTCCATCGATCGTAAAGGAAATCAACAAAACGATTTTGCGTCGACTGAACGAGTCAGGCTTGAACAGCGTTGCGGAAGCCGTGGGGCGTAATGCAAATTGA
- the hflC gene encoding protease modulator HflC, whose amino-acid sequence MTARITAILFVLIPLAFILYLATYIVQEGEQAVITQFGKPVAYVTEPGLKFRIPLVQAVQRMEKRLLPWDGAPENMQTRDKKRIYVDCWARWKVSDLSKFYTTLRTERGGQKILDDNIDSGVRNVVAKHNLIDLVRTTNEKLMYESDELESTGINRDVVKTGRERIENEILMTLKADLMDQYGIELVDVHIKRVNYDDQVKATVYGRMRSEREMVARLFESEAEEERNRIKGLTQKELDTIDGKMKQKAAEIRGKADAEVIQLTAEAYGRNPEFFVFLKKLEVYKAAMKSDTNLILSTDNELLSLLKSMDELPRRKENAEVEE is encoded by the coding sequence ATGACCGCACGTATCACTGCAATTCTGTTTGTGCTAATTCCACTCGCATTCATTCTTTACCTCGCGACCTACATCGTTCAGGAGGGTGAGCAGGCTGTCATCACGCAGTTTGGGAAACCCGTGGCGTACGTGACCGAGCCGGGGTTGAAATTTCGAATCCCACTGGTGCAGGCCGTGCAGCGGATGGAAAAGCGATTGCTTCCGTGGGACGGAGCACCCGAAAACATGCAGACTCGCGACAAAAAGCGAATCTATGTCGATTGTTGGGCGCGCTGGAAAGTCTCCGATCTGTCCAAGTTCTATACAACGTTGCGCACCGAACGTGGGGGACAGAAGATCCTCGACGACAACATTGATTCGGGCGTTCGGAACGTCGTGGCCAAGCACAATCTGATCGATCTGGTGCGGACGACGAACGAAAAACTGATGTACGAGTCAGATGAACTTGAAAGCACGGGCATCAATCGGGATGTTGTCAAAACAGGTCGCGAGAGAATCGAGAACGAAATCCTGATGACGTTGAAAGCCGATTTGATGGATCAGTACGGCATCGAATTGGTTGACGTTCACATCAAGCGAGTCAACTACGACGATCAGGTGAAAGCCACGGTCTATGGTCGCATGCGTAGTGAACGCGAAATGGTTGCTCGCCTGTTCGAATCGGAAGCCGAAGAAGAGCGAAACCGAATCAAAGGTTTGACTCAGAAAGAACTGGACACGATCGACGGTAAAATGAAGCAGAAAGCTGCGGAGATTCGCGGTAAGGCGGACGCGGAAGTGATTCAGCTGACAGCCGAAGCCTACGGTCGCAATCCTGAGTTCTTTGTCTTTCTGAAAAAGCTGGAGGTCTACAAGGCCGCGATGAAGAGCGATACGAATCTGATTCTATCGACGGATAACGAGCTGTTGAGTTTGCTCAAATCGATGGACGAGCTGCCGCGGCGAAAGGAAAACGCTGAGGTCGAAGAGTAG
- a CDS encoding GxxExxY protein encodes MSDELTQRVIGAAIEVHRILGPGLLESIYEEALCWELKLRSIAHQRQVEVDVVYKDKLIKGQKVDVLVNEELVLELKAVSKLPDVAIAQTLSYLKATSLSRALLLNFGEKRLVDGIKRISL; translated from the coding sequence ATGAGCGACGAGTTGACTCAAAGGGTGATCGGCGCGGCGATCGAAGTGCATCGAATTCTTGGGCCCGGTCTGCTGGAATCAATCTACGAAGAAGCTCTTTGCTGGGAATTAAAACTAAGGAGCATCGCTCACCAGCGGCAAGTCGAAGTCGATGTCGTTTATAAAGACAAACTTATTAAAGGTCAGAAGGTCGACGTTCTCGTCAATGAAGAGCTGGTTCTTGAACTCAAGGCAGTGAGCAAGTTACCTGACGTCGCAATCGCTCAGACATTGTCCTACCTGAAGGCGACCAGTCTTTCACGAGCTTTGCTTCTAAACTTTGGCGAGAAGCGATTAGTTGATGGGATCAAACGCATTTCGCTTTAG
- a CDS encoding DUF4190 domain-containing protein has product MPEEHLGKKARCPNCQTVNAVEASTSPTSSGLHSEEVGIEKGADNPFSKPVAPNPGHSSYAAPMGYGAAGMQYGSQYHLPHRGGLVLTLGILSLLCNMFCVPGILAWIFGSGDLKKMKAGQMDPSGHGMTQAGMILGIIATCMVAAVALFYIAMIFLTILVGIAGAAAFIS; this is encoded by the coding sequence GTGCCTGAAGAGCATTTGGGAAAGAAAGCTCGCTGTCCCAACTGCCAAACAGTCAACGCTGTTGAAGCATCAACGTCGCCAACCAGCTCCGGCCTGCACTCCGAAGAGGTTGGAATAGAAAAAGGCGCCGACAACCCTTTCTCAAAACCAGTCGCTCCGAATCCCGGACATTCTTCCTATGCCGCACCGATGGGATACGGAGCAGCCGGGATGCAATACGGAAGCCAGTATCATTTGCCGCACCGCGGAGGTCTGGTGCTGACGTTGGGGATTCTCTCTCTGTTGTGCAATATGTTTTGCGTGCCCGGGATCCTGGCATGGATTTTCGGCAGCGGCGATCTCAAAAAAATGAAGGCCGGACAAATGGATCCATCAGGCCATGGGATGACTCAAGCCGGAATGATTTTGGGCATCATCGCCACTTGCATGGTCGCTGCAGTGGCCTTGTTTTACATCGCCATGATTTTCCTGACGATCCTCGTCGGCATCGCTGGCGCGGCAGCGTTCATCTCGTAG
- the rpoN gene encoding RNA polymerase factor sigma-54 gives MRFSFGQNLSQKQSQTMAPRMIQSMEILRMAATELEEKIEQELIENPILEQHTVDPDSTPEEKPKKEKEKDVEQKELVIEEGDNANNEDDFERLVNLDQDVPDHFDERPRVSSNRVQESGDRQHDLMANVATRSETLQDYLLSQLGEREVEPDVMKFCEKIISAISAESGGYFKASLTDLLPLDASPEAIELAEIALAHVQDLEPKGVGARDLKECLLLQLTLDIENYHSVHKLIVDHLDDLMHNRLPVIEKATGMSIEEIYAARDELRKLDPRPASEFADNFVAVVKPDLWLEQDDEGKWVVKMDEGPARNLYISRYYRERLKKGKATKAEKEFIKGKISSAQWLIESIEQRRSTLLRVAQAIFDHQSDFIDKGPEFLKALKMDQIAERVGVNLSTVSRAVDDKYIETPRGIVALRAFFIQGTQTDAGEDVTYNKIRIELQKLIDNEDKAKPLSDFEIMNRLKNMSFDIARRTVSKYREKMGIPNTRQRRDYRAAKK, from the coding sequence ATGAGATTTTCTTTCGGCCAAAATCTGTCGCAGAAGCAATCGCAAACGATGGCTCCGCGGATGATCCAGTCGATGGAAATCTTGCGTATGGCCGCGACGGAGCTTGAGGAAAAAATTGAGCAGGAGCTGATCGAAAATCCGATCCTCGAGCAACATACTGTTGATCCGGATTCGACTCCTGAAGAGAAACCGAAAAAAGAAAAAGAGAAGGACGTCGAGCAAAAAGAGCTGGTCATCGAAGAGGGCGACAACGCCAACAACGAGGACGATTTTGAACGATTGGTCAATCTTGATCAGGATGTCCCGGACCACTTTGACGAACGGCCTCGAGTTTCCTCCAACCGCGTGCAGGAAAGCGGTGACCGACAACATGACTTGATGGCCAACGTCGCCACTCGTAGCGAAACGCTGCAGGATTATCTGCTCAGCCAATTGGGAGAGCGTGAAGTCGAGCCGGACGTGATGAAGTTTTGCGAGAAAATCATCTCCGCGATTTCGGCAGAGAGCGGCGGCTACTTCAAAGCCAGCCTGACAGATCTGTTGCCGCTTGACGCTTCACCCGAAGCCATTGAACTCGCTGAAATCGCGTTGGCTCATGTTCAGGATCTGGAACCCAAGGGCGTCGGTGCACGCGATCTGAAAGAGTGTTTGCTGTTGCAATTGACGCTTGATATCGAAAACTATCACAGCGTTCACAAGCTGATCGTGGATCACCTCGATGACTTGATGCACAACCGTTTGCCGGTGATCGAAAAAGCAACCGGGATGTCGATCGAAGAAATTTACGCGGCCCGAGACGAGCTGAGAAAACTTGATCCGCGTCCGGCCAGTGAATTCGCGGACAACTTTGTGGCGGTCGTCAAACCGGACCTGTGGCTTGAGCAGGATGACGAGGGCAAGTGGGTTGTGAAGATGGACGAGGGTCCTGCGAGAAACCTTTACATCAGCCGCTACTATCGTGAGCGATTGAAAAAGGGCAAGGCAACGAAGGCTGAGAAGGAGTTTATCAAAGGCAAGATTTCGTCGGCTCAATGGTTGATCGAATCGATCGAGCAGCGTCGAAGTACGCTTCTTCGTGTCGCGCAAGCGATCTTTGATCACCAGTCTGACTTCATTGACAAAGGGCCCGAGTTTCTCAAGGCGCTGAAAATGGATCAGATTGCGGAACGCGTTGGCGTCAATCTGAGCACGGTCAGCCGCGCGGTCGATGACAAGTACATCGAAACGCCTCGGGGAATTGTTGCTTTACGAGCGTTCTTTATTCAAGGGACGCAAACGGATGCTGGCGAAGATGTGACCTACAACAAGATCCGTATCGAGTTGCAGAAGTTGATCGACAACGAGGACAAAGCCAAACCGCTCAGCGATTTCGAAATTATGAATCGCTTGAAGAACATGAGCTTTGATATCGCTCGTCGGACGGTTAGCAAGTATCGCGAGAAGATGGGAATTCCCAACACGCGTCAGCGTCGCGACTATCGCGCCGCAAAGAAGTAG
- the recR gene encoding recombination mediator RecR, which translates to MSKVTDSVTHMIEQLSRLPGIGRKSAERLAYHILRVPDTEAFALADSIRAVRENVRYCEVCYNLAESERCNICSDSTREQTQICVVQQPRDLIALEQSGTYRGLYHVLLGRIAPLENIGPEKLTIDSLVDRIAAGGFKEVIMATNPTVEGDGTALYISNLLRDYDVQLTRLARGITTGSILEYTNKEILSDALAGRQPL; encoded by the coding sequence ATGAGTAAAGTCACTGATTCAGTCACTCACATGATCGAGCAGCTTTCGCGGCTGCCTGGGATCGGGCGAAAGTCTGCCGAACGACTGGCGTATCACATTTTGCGCGTCCCGGATACCGAAGCGTTTGCCTTGGCTGATTCGATCCGTGCGGTGCGCGAAAATGTTCGGTACTGCGAAGTTTGCTACAACCTCGCGGAAAGCGAACGTTGCAATATCTGCAGTGATTCAACGCGTGAACAAACGCAAATCTGTGTCGTACAGCAACCGCGAGACCTGATCGCATTGGAGCAGTCGGGAACTTATCGCGGACTTTATCATGTGCTTCTCGGCAGGATCGCTCCGCTGGAGAATATTGGTCCGGAAAAATTGACGATCGATTCGCTGGTTGACCGTATTGCCGCCGGTGGATTCAAGGAAGTCATTATGGCGACCAATCCGACGGTCGAAGGTGATGGCACGGCACTCTATATAAGTAACCTACTGCGTGACTATGACGTCCAGCTAACGCGACTGGCTCGTGGAATCACGACCGGCAGTATCCTGGAATACACTAACAAAGAGATCTTATCGGATGCACTGGCAGGGCGACAACCGCTTTAG
- the hflK gene encoding FtsH protease activity modulator HflK: MPDYFDDDDSDFNQRRPRRGDRSRRSHEDAIQGIKNGLQSGAFLFIFGLIALLVYTSFYRVDASAEGVVLRFGEKVRTVSPGLQMKMPWPIESVYTVPVMKIQSLEFGFQTISADRKTVYAKRNNELDDVADMLTGDLNLAHVEWIVQYQISDSAKSLFNVGGGDGGYYMQQLTKSGINPAIPDTIRDVSETVMRKLVGDRSVDAVLTMGREEIANEAKRSIQEMLDEYDIGVQIVTVKLQTTSPPESVKDAFQEVNRARQNKERVVNEAEGERNRQIPAARGRRDQMISEAEGYRELNVLETQGLISAFNAKLAEYEKAPEITKQRLYLEAMEEVLSSVGNKTIIDDSVNQMLPILNIGESTPGNPLRGNSK; encoded by the coding sequence ATGCCTGACTACTTTGATGACGACGATTCAGACTTTAATCAGCGCCGTCCGCGCCGCGGGGATCGTAGCCGCCGCTCCCATGAGGACGCAATTCAGGGGATCAAAAACGGCCTGCAGTCGGGGGCGTTTCTGTTTATCTTCGGACTGATCGCGCTGCTGGTGTACACGAGTTTCTATCGCGTCGACGCCAGCGCAGAAGGCGTCGTGCTTCGCTTTGGCGAGAAAGTCCGCACGGTTTCTCCCGGGCTGCAGATGAAAATGCCGTGGCCTATCGAAAGCGTCTACACCGTGCCGGTGATGAAGATTCAGAGCCTCGAGTTCGGCTTTCAAACGATTTCGGCAGATCGAAAAACGGTTTACGCCAAACGAAACAATGAGCTGGATGACGTTGCGGATATGCTGACCGGCGACTTGAATCTCGCTCACGTTGAGTGGATTGTTCAGTACCAAATCAGCGATTCGGCAAAGTCACTCTTCAACGTTGGCGGCGGTGATGGCGGCTACTACATGCAGCAACTCACGAAGTCCGGTATCAACCCGGCGATTCCGGACACGATCCGGGACGTTTCAGAAACCGTGATGCGAAAGCTCGTCGGTGACCGCAGCGTCGACGCGGTTTTGACGATGGGTCGCGAAGAGATTGCGAATGAAGCCAAGCGGAGCATTCAGGAGATGCTCGACGAGTACGACATCGGCGTGCAAATCGTCACGGTGAAACTGCAAACCACTTCGCCACCGGAATCGGTGAAGGACGCATTCCAGGAAGTTAACCGGGCGCGTCAGAACAAGGAACGTGTGGTCAACGAAGCTGAAGGCGAACGCAACCGCCAGATTCCAGCGGCACGTGGTCGAAGAGACCAAATGATCTCCGAGGCAGAAGGTTACCGCGAGCTGAACGTGCTGGAGACCCAAGGTTTGATCAGTGCTTTTAATGCGAAACTGGCCGAATACGAGAAAGCTCCCGAGATCACGAAACAGCGACTTTACCTGGAGGCGATGGAAGAAGTTCTTTCCAGCGTTGGCAACAAGACGATTATCGACGATTCGGTCAATCAGATGTTGCCCATCCTGAACATTGGCGAATCGACTCCGGGCAATCCACTGCGAGGTAACTCCAAATGA